A portion of the Lysinibacillus timonensis genome contains these proteins:
- a CDS encoding NCS2 family permease codes for MKKYFQFEELGTNYRREFLGGLTTFLAMAYILVVNPITLTLADVEGLPAELRMDYGAVFVATAVSAAVGCFIMGIIARYPLGLAPGLGLNAFFAYTVVLGSGSPWQHALAAVFISGVFFLLLTLTGLREKLINAIPMELKLAVGAGIGLFIAYIGFKTSGIIQADEATIVGLGNLHDPKVLLAIFGLVITVILLVRGVKGGVFYGMVITAIVGMIFKVVALPEAIVSAPPSVAPTFGALFDAFGDPSFYTLSMLSVILTFLFVDFFDNAGTLVAVANQAGFVKENKLPRAGRALVSDSIATIVGSIFGTSTVTSYVESSSGVAAGARTGFASIVTGCLFLLALFFSPVLSVVTSAVTAPALIVVGVLMVASLGQIEWGRFEIAVPAFLTMIMMPLTSSIATGIAVGFIFYPITMIVKGKAKEVNPIMYIFAFIFLIYLITL; via the coding sequence ATGAAAAAATACTTCCAATTTGAAGAACTTGGAACAAATTACAGACGTGAGTTTTTGGGTGGTTTAACAACATTCCTTGCCATGGCATATATTCTTGTTGTAAACCCGATAACTTTAACATTAGCGGATGTTGAAGGGTTACCAGCTGAATTACGTATGGATTACGGAGCAGTGTTTGTTGCAACAGCAGTATCTGCAGCGGTTGGTTGTTTTATTATGGGTATTATAGCGAGATATCCTTTAGGACTAGCTCCTGGTTTAGGCTTAAATGCATTCTTTGCTTATACGGTTGTATTAGGTAGCGGTAGTCCTTGGCAACATGCATTAGCAGCAGTATTTATCTCAGGTGTTTTCTTCTTATTATTAACATTAACTGGGTTACGTGAAAAATTAATTAACGCTATTCCTATGGAGTTGAAATTAGCTGTAGGAGCAGGTATTGGATTATTTATTGCATATATAGGGTTTAAAACATCAGGAATTATTCAAGCGGATGAAGCAACAATAGTTGGTCTTGGTAATTTACACGATCCAAAAGTGTTGCTTGCAATCTTTGGTCTTGTTATTACAGTTATTCTATTAGTTAGAGGAGTTAAAGGTGGCGTATTCTATGGAATGGTTATTACGGCGATTGTAGGTATGATTTTCAAAGTCGTAGCTTTACCTGAAGCGATTGTTTCAGCTCCACCTAGTGTTGCACCAACATTTGGTGCGTTATTTGATGCATTTGGTGATCCTAGTTTCTATACATTATCAATGTTATCAGTTATCTTAACATTCTTATTCGTTGATTTCTTCGATAATGCTGGTACGCTAGTAGCGGTTGCGAATCAAGCGGGATTTGTAAAAGAAAATAAGTTACCACGAGCTGGAAGAGCACTTGTTTCTGACTCAATTGCGACAATTGTAGGTTCTATCTTTGGTACATCAACTGTTACATCATATGTAGAATCTTCTTCGGGTGTTGCTGCAGGAGCAAGAACGGGATTTGCATCGATTGTCACAGGTTGTTTATTCTTATTAGCATTATTCTTCTCGCCAGTATTATCTGTAGTTACTTCAGCTGTTACGGCACCGGCTTTAATCGTAGTTGGTGTGTTAATGGTCGCTTCTCTTGGTCAAATTGAATGGGGTCGTTTCGAAATCGCAGTACCTGCATTCTTAACCATGATCATGATGCCTTTAACAAGTTCAATTGCTACAGGTATTGCAGTAGGTTTCATTTTTTATCCTATAACAATGATTGTTAAAGGAAAGGCTAAAGAAGTGAATCCAATAATGTATATCTTTGCATTTATCTTCTTAATTTATTTAATAACTCTATAA